The Abyssicoccus albus genome includes a region encoding these proteins:
- a CDS encoding Tex family protein encodes MDLIKSTAKQLNIKPSSVKAVLELLNDSNTVPFIARYRKEMTGGLTEIEIKQIDDIYRYELSVKERKEQVIANIEEQGLMTDELRNEIMVQTKLQRIEDLYRPFKQKKKTRATEAKRKGLEPLAKLMKSAQSEDLEGTAKDFLSEEVTTVAEAIDGAKDIIAEEISDDAKLRKYILDFTFKRGSIKTQRKKNIDDPKKIYEQYYDYEEPLKGLVPHRVLAMNRAEKEKMISVKIKQDEDFLNKYVYNQNFDKTHPYKDHLEDVVKDALKRLILPSIEREVRNHYTETAEDQAIDVFSKNLQALLLQPPLKGLTILGVDPAYRTGCKLAVISATGSFVSKSVIYPHPPINKLKEATEEVLSMIKAHDVQLIAIGNGTASRETEQFIAQIISEYGLNVQFIIVNEAGASVYSASEVARDEFPEFNVEERSAVSIARRVLDPLSELVKIDPKSIGVGQYQHDVNQSKLNDTLTFVVETAVNQVGVNVNTASASLMQYVSGLSSRVVNNIIEYREEHNGFTHSNQITKVPRLGAKTYEQSIGFLRIIDGEEPLDRTPIHPESYQATYNLLDSIGCTTRDLGTDHLKEALDEVDINKQSELLNIGQMTLVDIIEALKTPERDPRDEYTVPELKSDVLSMEDLTVGMKLSGTVRNVVDFGAFIDIGVKQDGLVHISKMSHQFIKHPMDKLSVGDIVEVTVIEIDLEKERIALSMI; translated from the coding sequence ATGGATTTAATTAAATCTACAGCTAAACAACTAAATATTAAACCGAGTTCTGTGAAAGCAGTCTTAGAATTGTTAAATGATTCAAATACAGTACCGTTTATCGCGCGATATCGTAAAGAAATGACTGGTGGCTTAACTGAAATAGAGATTAAGCAAATTGATGATATTTATCGATATGAATTAAGTGTAAAAGAGCGGAAAGAACAAGTGATTGCAAATATTGAAGAGCAAGGCTTAATGACAGATGAACTAAGAAATGAAATTATGGTTCAAACAAAATTGCAACGTATTGAAGATTTATACCGACCGTTCAAACAAAAAAAGAAAACACGAGCAACAGAAGCAAAACGAAAAGGATTAGAGCCTTTAGCTAAACTTATGAAAAGTGCACAAAGTGAAGATTTAGAAGGAACTGCTAAAGACTTTTTATCAGAAGAAGTGACAACGGTAGCAGAAGCAATAGACGGTGCAAAAGATATTATTGCGGAAGAAATTAGTGATGATGCAAAGCTTCGAAAATATATATTAGATTTTACATTTAAAAGAGGGTCGATCAAAACTCAAAGAAAAAAGAATATCGATGATCCAAAAAAGATTTATGAACAGTATTATGATTATGAAGAACCATTGAAAGGGTTAGTACCTCATCGAGTCCTTGCGATGAACCGAGCAGAAAAAGAAAAGATGATTTCTGTCAAAATTAAACAAGACGAAGATTTTTTAAATAAATATGTGTACAATCAGAACTTTGATAAAACACATCCATATAAAGATCATTTAGAAGATGTTGTAAAAGATGCGCTGAAAAGATTGATACTCCCAAGTATAGAACGTGAAGTTAGAAATCATTATACAGAAACTGCTGAAGATCAAGCAATTGATGTATTTAGTAAAAACTTACAAGCATTATTACTACAACCACCATTGAAAGGTTTAACAATCCTAGGCGTAGACCCAGCGTATAGAACTGGATGTAAACTCGCAGTTATTAGCGCAACGGGAAGTTTCGTATCGAAGTCAGTGATTTATCCACATCCACCGATAAATAAATTGAAAGAAGCGACTGAAGAAGTTCTTTCGATGATTAAAGCGCATGATGTGCAATTAATTGCAATTGGTAACGGTACTGCTTCTAGAGAAACAGAGCAATTTATTGCTCAAATTATTTCAGAGTATGGGCTAAATGTTCAATTTATTATCGTGAATGAGGCAGGAGCAAGTGTTTATTCAGCAAGTGAAGTGGCACGTGATGAGTTTCCTGAATTTAATGTCGAAGAGAGAAGTGCAGTCAGTATTGCAAGACGTGTATTAGATCCATTAAGTGAACTTGTCAAAATCGACCCAAAGTCAATTGGTGTGGGTCAATACCAACATGATGTAAATCAATCGAAATTAAATGATACATTAACATTTGTTGTCGAGACAGCCGTAAACCAAGTCGGTGTCAATGTTAATACTGCAAGTGCATCGTTAATGCAATACGTATCTGGTTTATCTAGCCGTGTCGTCAATAATATTATTGAATATCGTGAGGAGCATAACGGTTTCACTCATTCTAACCAGATTACGAAAGTTCCTAGACTGGGAGCAAAAACATATGAACAAAGTATTGGATTTTTAAGAATTATAGATGGAGAAGAACCTTTAGATCGTACACCTATTCACCCTGAATCATATCAAGCAACATATAATTTGCTTGATTCTATTGGTTGTACAACTCGTGATTTAGGAACAGACCATCTGAAAGAAGCATTAGATGAAGTAGATATTAATAAACAAAGTGAGTTATTAAATATAGGTCAGATGACGTTAGTAGATATTATTGAAGCATTGAAAACACCCGAACGTGATCCTAGAGATGAATACACTGTTCCTGAATTAAAGTCCGATGTATTGTCGATGGAAGACTTAACTGTCGGAATGAAGTTATCTGGAACAGTTCGTAACGTTGTAGACTTTGGAGCATTCATCGATATTGGTGTTAAACAAGATGGACTCGTTCATATTTCAAAAATGAGCCATCAATTTATTAAGCATCCAATGGATAAGTTGTCTGTTGGTGATATTGTAGAAGTTACAGTGATAGAAATTGATTTAGAAAAAGAGAGAATCGCTTTATCTATGATATAA